The bacterium genomic sequence GACGGGTGGCAATTGTACGCTGTACTTATTTTCGGCCTTGCGTCGCTCACGGATTGGTATGACGGATATTTGGCCCGGCGCTACGGAATTACTTCGGACTGGGGAAAATTTCTCGATCCGCTCGCAGATAAGATCCTCGTATTATCGGCATTTTTTTCGTTTGTGTATCTTGGAATTGTAAAACTCTGGATGGTCATGGTCATTGTCATGCGCGATTTCATTGTAACGGGGCTTCGCTCCTATAATATGCGCAGAGGCAAGCCGATGATCACTAACCTTCTGGCAAAAACCAAGACATTTACTCAAATGACGATGATTATCGTGATACTGCTGTTTATTGCTTTAAAATCACTTCTCACGCAATTCGCCATGGATGTAGGAAGATATATTGAGAAAACCGTTTCTGTCATGCTCCATTACGAAATTATTTACGCGGGTATGTTGCTCGTAACCGTTTTGACCGCCGTTTCAGGGCTGATTTATTTGTATCAAAATCGTGACAGTTTGCGCCGCTTGGCTTCGTTTGTGTTTAAGAATTCCTGATCCACTCTTTTTAATGCCAACCTGATTGACATCACATCAACATGGATATTTTGCCTAAAATTTTGGCAACAGGATTAGGAACCGGATTTGCGCCTAAAGCGCCGGGAACCGCCGGAAGTATTCTCGCTATTATTCTCTATTATCTTTTTTTCCCGTCCACACCTTCTGTATTGATTCACTTTATTTTTTTTCTTATAATAGCCGCAGTTTTTTTGACCGGGGTTTGGGCCAGCGGGCGGGTCGAATCTTATTACGGACACGATCCGGCCTGTGTGGTCATTGACGAAATGGTCGGAATGGGCATTACATTACTTCTGATACCTAAAACAGTATATCTAATTTTTGCCGGATTTCTCTTGTTCCGGTTTTTTGATATCACAAAATGGCTGGGTGCGAATCGTATGCAACGACTCAAGGGCGGATGGGGTGTAATGATGGATGATGTCGTGGCGGGCGTATGGAGCAATCTTGTTTTGCAAGTAATAGTGTGGTTAGTATAAATTCCAAGAAGCAAAAAGCGCAAATCATCATGCAAAGTACCAGCGGCTACGAGGACGATTCATCCACCGCTGCAACTAGAGTTAATATACGTTACCAATATTTATTTTGGAGAAAAAAATGAGTGTGCTTGTTGACAGGAAAACGCGGCTTGTGGTGCAGGGGATAACGGGGAAAGAGGGAACTTTTCATACGAGCCAAATGACGGCGTATGGAAAATACGTCGTTGCAGGCGTTACGCCCGGTAAAGGCGGATTAAAATATAAGGGCAACGAAAAAGATAAGCTCAAGTATGAAGTGCCGATTTACAATTCCGTAGCCGATGCCGTCAAGCTATCCAGGGCAAATACTACTGTAATCTTTGTTCCACCGGCGTTTGCGGCTGACGCAATTATCGAAGCAGCGGAAGCGGGAATTAAAACTATCATTTGTATCACCGAAGGAATTCCGACGTCGGACATGGTTCGCGCTTACAACTATATAAAAGATAAAGACGTTCATCTCGTCGGTCCCAATTGTCCCGGGGTAATTTCACCCGGAAAGTGCAAAGTAGGAATCATGCCCGCATTCATCCACCGCCCCGGCAGGGTCGGTGTTATCTCGCGGTCCGGAACATTGACTTATGAAGCCGTGGGACAATTAACCGCTCTTAAGATCGGTCAATCGACGTGCATCGGTATCGGCGGCGATCCCGTGATTGGAACGCGTTTCGTGGATGCTTTTAAATTATTTGCCGACGACCGTGATACGGACGGCATCGTGATGATCGGCGAGATCGGCGGAACGGCTGAAGAAGAGGCCGCCGCGTGGGTGAAGAAGAATTACAAGAAACCGGTAGTAGCGTTCATCGCAGGACAGACAGCGCCTCCCGGAAGGCGTATGGGACATGCAGGCGCAATCATCAGCGGCGGAAAGGGTACTGCTGAAGAAAAAATGAAGGCGCTCAAAGCGGCCGGCATTACCGTTGTGAAAAGCCCCGCCGATATCGGCATTACCATGGCTGAGGCGCTTGGAATTAAAGTGAAGACAAAAAAAGTAGTTGCAAAGAAGGTTGAAAAGACAACTGAGAGGAAAGCGGCTAAGAAAACTTCCCAAAAAGATAAAAAGAAACAGAAAAAAGAAAAGAAGAGGGATAAGCCGAAACACAAGAAAAAGGACAAGAAGAAACATAAGAAGAGATAAAATTTAAAAGCCCCGATTCTGTCGGGGCTTTTTTTACACCATTACTTAAAATCGAGTTACTTTTTTTCGAGATGACGCAATAAAGCTGCAACTCCGAGATGGTAACTGTAACTTCCAAACCCTGATATCTGCCCGATACAAACGGGTGCTATCATGGAGTTCTTTCGAAAATCTTCCCGCGCGTGAATATTAGTTAAATGAACTTCTACCACAGGAATAGAAACTGCCGCAACTGCATCCCTCAAGGCAATAGAATAATGGGTATACGCTCCTGGATTAAAGACGATCCCGCTATCCTTTTTTCTTGCGGCATGGATCAGGTTTACCAATTCACCCTCTACATTGGATTGCCTGAATTCAAACTGAATTTTACTAAATGCTTTCGTCAGTGTTTTCTCAATAACGGCTAACGTTTCTTTGCCGTAAGTTCCCGTCTCACGTTCTCCAAGTAAATTGAGATTAGGCCCGTTTAGAATTAGAATTTTGATTGGCATAAAATGATTTCATGTTTTTCACATTGTAGTAAAGCTGACGATGTTTAGCAACGGTTATTATTTTTGATCACAACACTTGAATGAAGTCTCAAGCGGTAGTATCTTTGGCCAGTCCATACTTGGGAGTATCCGGCTGCCTGGTGGCGCCCGCGGTCTTCAAAACCGTTGATCCGTCGAAAGGCGGAAGGTCGGGTTCGATTCCCACATACTCCCGCAAATTCAATCCGCCGTACCAATTTGTACAACCGTTTTATCGAACTTGGAATTAATCCCATCCACCGCTTTGAGCATTTGTTCGCGTTTGGCAGTATCTTCATCGAACAAATCCAGCGCCGCGTCCTCCTCACCAAACCGTGACAATCCTATGCCGATGAGGCGAATAGGCAATCCTCGGGTATCGGCTTTTGCCAGCAGTTGAAGCGCTTTTTTGTATATCACCGCCGGGTCGTGCGTCGGGCTTACGGTCACCTGGCGTGTGTGGTCCACCCAGTCCGAGTAACGCAATTTCAGGTGAACACATCGCGCTTTAATTTCTGAATGTCGTAAAATCTCTGACAGCTTCAACGTCATCTCGTGCAAGGTCTGATGTAAGAATTTCTTGTCGCGTGTGTCTTTGGCAAAAGTCTCTTCTGTAGAAATTTGCTTCTGTTCGCGCGTTACCGACAGTTCCTGCGAACCCTTACCCTGAGCGTATCCCTGAATATGCAGACCCCACATCCCGAGATTTTCCTCAACAAAATCCTGAGCCAGTTGTGCCAATTGCCCGCACGTTAGAATATTAAAACGGTGCAATTGCTTTAGCATCACCTCCCCCACACCCGGCAATACTTTTACATCGAGAGGCTCTAAAAAAACGGCTTCAGCGCCGAAATCAATTTCTTTGATTCCGTAAGGTTTGGCAAAATCACACGCAATCTTCGCCGTAACTTTGTTTGACGCGATCCCCATGGCGCTTGGCAAGCCAAATTGCTCCAGAATATTCTTTTGGATCTTTTCAGCAAAGGAAATAATACTTCCACCGAAAAGTTTTTCACACCCGGTCCAATCAATATAAAACTCGTCAATACTGGCCGGTTCAAATACCGGCGAGTACTTCTTCAGATAGGTGCGAACTTTGCGTGAATATTCTTCATAGGCATCATGATGGCTGTCCACGCGGATCGCAATCGGACATTTCCGCTCTGCAATAGCTGTCGCCATACCTGCGCGTACACCGAACTTTCGAACTTCATACGAGGCGCAGGTCACGACGCCGCGATGTTCTGCCTTGCCCGCAACCATGATCGGCTTGCCGACCCATTCGGGATGCAGCAGTCTCTCCACGGAAACAAAAAAGGCGGTGAGATCTATGTGGGCGATGCGGACAGTTGGCATAAATTTACTATAAAAGTATCAGATTAGTTATGAACTAATATATCTTATTTTCATGAAAAAGAAAATCCCTTCGACCGTTAGTGTGTCGAAGGGATCTAGCATTCATGTCAAAATTCTGGTCGCTAGTTATTAACCATATCCACGATCTCGCCTTCTGTTCGCAATGGCTGGTCCCAAGATTCAATCAATACCGACGGTTGGCCTGCGATGATCTTCGAAGTATTCAGGAATGTTACCGCCTGATTATTGGTTCCAGGAAAAGTGAAATGCGTACCCTGATCCCAATAAGCATAGGTCGATGTCCCGGTCCAGTAACCTCTCACTTGCGTATTAGAATAGGCGCGGTAATAACCGATGTTATACAAGACATTATCAAAAGGAATGGAAATATTGTCCATCGTCTGATCAGTAAGGCCGTAATTTACATAAATCGGCGACAATACATGGGAACCGTTATTCCTCATCCTCATAAAAAAATAACTGGACGTAAGAATAAGGTTGATCCTTTTGTATTCGAGCGTCGACACGTCAATATCGGGATAATTCCACGTTATTAAGAGTCCGATCTGAGTTCCACCGGATGTCTCGCCGGACGTTTCTGCGGTATATCCGAATGAACCCGGGTTTTCATTCAATGTAAAAATAACACTGTCGCCGGGCGCAATAACATCGCTACCTTCTCCAGTCAGCGTCAATGCTATATCGGTGTAAAGGTTGTTTACGAAAATGATATCGAATTGTTTTGATGAACTTCCGCTTGTTTTGGAAGTACAGCCATTGATAGATAACAACGTGACAGCCAATACCCACACAACGGCTTTAAATTCTTTATTCAGTTGTAACATTTTTTTCCTCCTAAAATAATATTAGGAATCAAGATCAGACTTATGGTCAAAAATAAATAATCGCTGAACTTGAAAAAATTATATATGAAAATTCTTGTTTGTCATCGGCGTTCAGATCTTTAGCCTCAAAAGCTCTTCGGGTAACAGCCAGATCAATTGCGAAACTTTTAAAAATAAGGCCTGATCCTACAGATATCGCCGTGCCGGTAACCTGGCTGCCTACATCTCCGTTGCTTTTGATGTCTGCAAATAATGTCGGAACGGTCTTAAATCCTGCTCTCACGGGAATTACCCAGTTATCGGTTATAACCAAATATTCTGCCCCGACCCTGATCGGATTTAAATCTTTCTTACTTGAACTCAGATTAAATTCTCCTCCAGGATCACTTGGGTCATCTATTTGTTTTACTTTGCTTTTGCCAAAGGCTCTCAATTCATAATCAGCAGCCAGAGTCAAATTGTCACCAACGCGATAGGATACTCCAAAGCCCAGCATCATTGGAAACTCCCATGCCCATTTGTATTTCGTAGTTTCACCTCCGTATTTCCACTTGTCAGTCATTTCAAATGGAGCGCGATAAGATACGCCTATCCGCATGGGCAGTTTGGCGCCTGTCTGTTCCAGATCGGCCAAAACACCTACTTGATAATTAAATCCGGAGAAATCGTCCTTGTATGAAAAGGAGTTAAGAGGATCAACATAATCATCGTATTTGTATTCGGAACTTCCGGTCCACAAATTGAAGGAGGCGCCAACTGATAAAGCGGGCATGACCTGAAATGCAAGGCCCGGCGATATGGTATTGATTCCACCGGTTTGGTCTTCTTTGAAAACATCTTTGTCCTTCGTGTACAGAAAGTTGTCGATCTGATTCTGGTATGCAATGGCGACAGTAAATTTTTTATCCATAAGCTTCATTGGATATGCGATGCTGCCGAAGTTAAATGCCGGATGATTTGCAGAACTGGTGAGTTTATTACCGGGAGCTGTATACTTATAAGTATCAAATGATTGTCTAAAAACAAATGACGCTTCCGGCCTTTCTAATTGAGTTAGTCCCGCCGGATTCCACGAAAGCGCGGTTGCATCATCTGCCAGGCCGATAAATGCGCCGCCCATGCCCTCTGCGCGTGCACCGGACCCGATGATATCCATAAATTTCAATTGGCCCCAAGCGCTGTTGGTGAGCGACATTAAGACAATCAAAATTGCTGCATAGAAACCTTTCTTCATCATAGGCACCTCCTCGTATTATTTAATTGGACATTTAAGTTAATAAGATAAAACTCTCGACTATTTCACGACCACTCTATCTCCAACTTTGAGATCTCCTTCCGCCTTTCCGACGATTTTGCTTACAGCCAATTTTTCCTGAACTTCGATAACAACCAATTCGCACAATTTAGTTACGCGTTTCCCCAAAATTTCTTTCGTCACCGGGTGTTTGATCGGATCGCCTTCCCGGTACGCCACGCATTTCGACCCTTTACGAATACCGACCAACGTTCCAATATCGAGATAGATTAGATCGGATTCGACGCTGACAATAAATCCTTCGACCAGCGGGAGATCGTTGTATACATTAATGGCCACTTTCTCTACCAATGACTCGACCATGTTCGTAGATGTCATGTCGCTCTTTTCTTCACGCGCCACAATGGTTTCGCTCGTTTCCGTGTCAATCAAACGCGCGCTGACCTTTGCAAAACCGGTTTCGACATTAACACTTCCTAAGACGATCGCATCCGCACCGGCGATTTTACCGACTTTCACGGCGGCCTGCTCATCCACCATATCGGACATGCCGAAATTCTGTTCCTTGATGACCTGATCTATTGCGCCGCGCTCTATAACGCGGAAACGGCGCATGTTTACAAGCTGTGTGATCATTTTTTCCGTGATCGACTCACCACCGTTACCTGCCTGCCCTTTCGTAGTGAACGGCAATACGGCAATCGACAATCGTGATCCGACCTGAGTCACTTTAGAGGGGTCGTAGGTCAATGCGCCCGCAAATAGGCCGCTCACATTTGGCGTCGATCTTTTTTCTGAAAGCATGCGCTTTTCCTTGTTCAGCTTTTCTTTGTCCTCTTCCAATTGTCTTTGTTGTGCCTCCAAGCTGATCTGCTGGCTTATGAGTGCTCTGTCCTGTTCGGCTTTCTGCTGCGCCAGAATTTCCTTTTCTTTGTCAACCTTGTCCTTTTCTGCCTTTAGTCGTTT encodes the following:
- the pgsA gene encoding CDP-diacylglycerol--glycerol-3-phosphate 3-phosphatidyltransferase, producing the protein MKSIPNILTVIRILMTPLFVICLLEDGWQLYAVLIFGLASLTDWYDGYLARRYGITSDWGKFLDPLADKILVLSAFFSFVYLGIVKLWMVMVIVMRDFIVTGLRSYNMRRGKPMITNLLAKTKTFTQMTMIIVILLFIALKSLLTQFAMDVGRYIEKTVSVMLHYEIIYAGMLLVTVLTAVSGLIYLYQNRDSLRRLASFVFKNS
- a CDS encoding phosphatidylglycerophosphatase A; translation: MNMDILPKILATGLGTGFAPKAPGTAGSILAIILYYLFFPSTPSVLIHFIFFLIIAAVFLTGVWASGRVESYYGHDPACVVIDEMVGMGITLLLIPKTVYLIFAGFLLFRFFDITKWLGANRMQRLKGGWGVMMDDVVAGVWSNLVLQVIVWLV
- the sucD gene encoding succinate--CoA ligase subunit alpha; amino-acid sequence: MSVLVDRKTRLVVQGITGKEGTFHTSQMTAYGKYVVAGVTPGKGGLKYKGNEKDKLKYEVPIYNSVADAVKLSRANTTVIFVPPAFAADAIIEAAEAGIKTIICITEGIPTSDMVRAYNYIKDKDVHLVGPNCPGVISPGKCKVGIMPAFIHRPGRVGVISRSGTLTYEAVGQLTALKIGQSTCIGIGGDPVIGTRFVDAFKLFADDRDTDGIVMIGEIGGTAEEEAAAWVKKNYKKPVVAFIAGQTAPPGRRMGHAGAIISGGKGTAEEKMKALKAAGITVVKSPADIGITMAEALGIKVKTKKVVAKKVEKTTERKAAKKTSQKDKKKQKKEKKRDKPKHKKKDKKKHKKR
- the aroQ gene encoding type II 3-dehydroquinate dehydratase — encoded protein: MKILILNGPNLNLLGERETGTYGKETLAVIEKTLTKAFSKIQFEFRQSNVEGELVNLIHAARKKDSGIVFNPGAYTHYSIALRDAVAAVSIPVVEVHLTNIHAREDFRKNSMIAPVCIGQISGFGSYSYHLGVAALLRHLEKK
- the dinB gene encoding DNA polymerase IV, yielding MPTVRIAHIDLTAFFVSVERLLHPEWVGKPIMVAGKAEHRGVVTCASYEVRKFGVRAGMATAIAERKCPIAIRVDSHHDAYEEYSRKVRTYLKKYSPVFEPASIDEFYIDWTGCEKLFGGSIISFAEKIQKNILEQFGLPSAMGIASNKVTAKIACDFAKPYGIKEIDFGAEAVFLEPLDVKVLPGVGEVMLKQLHRFNILTCGQLAQLAQDFVEENLGMWGLHIQGYAQGKGSQELSVTREQKQISTEETFAKDTRDKKFLHQTLHEMTLKLSEILRHSEIKARCVHLKLRYSDWVDHTRQVTVSPTHDPAVIYKKALQLLAKADTRGLPIRLIGIGLSRFGEEDAALDLFDEDTAKREQMLKAVDGINSKFDKTVVQIGTAD